The Lolium rigidum isolate FL_2022 chromosome 2, APGP_CSIRO_Lrig_0.1, whole genome shotgun sequence genomic interval GTGGTGTACCCAGCAGGACGACCTATTTGCATAGTGTTATATTGTAATCCAAATTTGTACGAAAAAGAGGCTAATTTGCGACGAACGGAGCGAACTGATATCTCTATTTATAAATACATCTTGTAATCTGTTGGATAGGGTTAATCGTCTCAATGAAAAACACACGGTGTTGTGTAAACACTTCCGATGTATTAAAGTTTTATTGGCTAGTGACCGTGGTTTTTTTCTCTTTGTTGGAGAGGTTTTTCGAAACTGTTCGGAAATGAAAACGCTTCAACCCGCTCCTCTCACTCGCGCGGGCGAGCAGGATGAAACCCTACACGCGACGTATCGGGCTTTGATACACAAGTGGGCTTACCCAGTTTGATACTTTCATGAAAAATTCAACAAAAGTAACCCTCACGCAATTAGAAAAAAACCTTCGGCGAAACAAATTTACTGAGGTAACCGTTTTCTACGGCACCGATGTCTGGGTCGCCGCAGACAACATTGTCGCGCCGTGGACCAGCGATGCACGTGCGGGCATGCGTCAGCGTGGACAGACGGGGTCACATGGCTTGCGAGTGTGGCGCCTTTGAGTGGGGCATTGCAGTTCACTGTGCGGCGCCGAGCTCCTGGGAGCGACACGGCTCGATTAAGTTGGTCGGCCCGAGTCGTCCTGGCCTGACAACTTCATCCTCTCAGACGTGCGTGGCTAGGGTTCTTCAACGAGGCGGCCGCCAGCGCTTGGTTCTCTCTCTTCCGCCTCCAATCCTTCGTCCCAAAACCACAAATCTGAGGAATTTCTCCAAGGATTTCGATGTCAACCTCTTCCCCGGGTATTCCCTCAACCCCTCAATTTCTTGCCAAATTTCTCTCACATATGCTCTATTCATACTATTTTAGGGAAACCCTAGTTCTCCCTAAAAAAATCAATATTTATATTGGTATATTCTCCTACCATTGGAATATATAGAACTTGTGTGACTATATAAAAAAGAGGCTAACTTCTCACAAACGGAGCGGATTGTTATCTCTAGCTATAAATACATCTTGTAATCCGTCGGATAGAGTTAATCGCCTCAATGAAAAAACCCACGGCGTTGTGTAAACACTTTCGATGTATTGAAGTTTTATTGGCTAGTGATCGTCGTTTTTTCCTCTCTTTGTTGGAGAGGTTTTCTGAAACTGTTCGGAAACGAAAACGCTTCGACCCGCTCCTCTCGCCCGCGAGGGCGAGCAGGACGAAACCCCACACACCGTACGGGATATTTTGGTACCGAAGCGGGCTGACCTAGTTTAACACTTCCATGGCAAATTCGACAAAAATAACCCACGTGTGAAAGTATTTCACGAAAAAAACCCATGGGTACTTCATACGGAAGCGGGCTGACCCAGTTTGAAACCAAAGCTGTCTATTTTTATTCGTTTCCGTGGATAAaaaatgagattttttttttctatcggGTTTGGAGGTGTGGCGTACCCAGCACGCCGATACATTTGCCCGTTGTTATATTGTGGTCTAAATTTGTGTGAAAAAGGGTCTAGTTTACAGATGGAGATCGCCACATATACAATGCATGAGGAAATATGATCTAAATTTCATGTTCACTTTCGTGGATTAATATGATTTTTATTTAGGAATACAAGGAGGAGCGCCTATGGTTTATTTATACTAAAAAAATCGAAGGCATTTCAATACCAAGTTTAAAGAAAATTAAAGACGTGTTCTCCAACATATTataaagaagaagaaagataCAAAATGTAAAATACATTTTACCACCATTAATACGATATGCCAACCACTTAATTATATACTGGTCATAAAAAATTACAGTATGTGCTAATTTGTTTGCTTGTACCTAATCATCAACTAGAAGCCAGTGTCTAGATATTTGTTGAACCATATGCTTATTATGTATGTCAAGATATATCTATATCACTACATAATGTACCAATTTTAAACTATGTCTAAAACATCAATTCTAACTGTTTGTGTCTTAAATCTAATGGCTAAAATCAGCAGAATTCGCGATGAACAATAACCGAAATTGCATCCATGTTGTTCTAGAAACATCATGGTgtccttgtcttgaaaagaaaaaaCCAGACCCGGCATGCTTTGTGGGCCGTGATACGGCGCAAagtaaactactccctccgtcacatGAAACATATCGAAGATttctcaaaatttggatgtatctagacactaaataggaaTATGTACATCTAAATTTGACAAGTCTTCAACATGTTTCgtgagacagagggagtagtaacCATTAAATACATGTGTGTTCTACCAGGTaaagtttttgatttttttctctgAATCAGTTTGAtgaacttgtttttttttttgaaacacggTACAATTAAAGACACTCACACATACGCGCACAAactcacctctatgaacgcacgcatatcttacccctatgagcacctccaagagactgcgtcgaAGAACTAATCGGGGGGTCTTGAGattaacgaagtcaccacaggcgcctcgctgtagacgggaacatcgcctcccactgaaaaatattccgcctttttatgagacaccaaagtgtcaaatctgggatttaaaCTTTGGTGggatgggggtgccactgccctcctaaccatccaacaccCGATAATGGAGAATGCTTATTAATTTCCAAATCAGCGGGATTGTACATGGATTTTTTTTCTTGACTCTATTGTATTCGAAAGCCTATGACATTTTCATTACCAAATTCAGTCCATGATGTTAAGGCGTGCATTGCACTGTATACATACTAGTAATAGTATTAAATagacacacacacatacatacatatactaAATCTTTTGCAAGTGTCATATATTTTTCCATGAATACATGAGATTTAGTTATCCTCACATTTTAAGGGAACCCTGTTTAATCCATTTAGTGCATTGTCTCAAAAAAGGGAAAAACTTACGATACataataaaatttaaatttaGTGTGGCATGCGTGTACGTTTCAATGATAGACACTATACATGTATATCAAAGAACGCTGAACTAATATGCAAAAACAATATTTTGTAGTTTTAACTAGAAAAGTATATACtacttaaatttttatttttataaaaaATAGATTATGAAAGTATAAACGTACGGTATAATTATAAATTCTCTTAACTCGTCTCAGGATTAAAAAAATGTGTATTATTTGTAGTATCAGTGCAACATTGTCATTGACTCAGGGCAGTTGATCATTAATCATGTGCATTTAAGAATCATATATAGCTTATTTATATTCTAAGATAAAATGGAGAAAATATTGGAGATTCTAAGTGTAGCTATCGCCACAAAGAATGGTGTTGACTCTTCAAATGAAAAGGTTGAGGTATTAGAAGAGCTAATAAGATTGTTGGAGAAATCACAGCCTATGCTTGAGGCTGAGAGGATATTAACTTCAGTTCAGAAGATTGCGAGAAttcaaaaaagagaaactcaaTTACATGTAGATTTACTATTTGAGACGGAGACGACAGCACGGATTGGTATGAAGCTGGCTAGAAGGCGAATacaatggagaagccttcagggaAATGGGTGTCCAAATATTCACTATTCTGGCAGGAGTATAACGTGCGGTTACATGGCTTGCTTAAATGTTTCCTTACCTGGAATTTTTGAAGGACTTTCTCACCATGATAAAAGACCCGAATGCAAATATGTTGCAAAGGTACCATGAGAGTGACATTCAGAAGTAAGTGCGCAAATGTTATGAATTGATTGTTGGTGGGGAGATTGCCTTTAACCTGATAGAAGGTAAAACAGATAGGAAGGGAAAATTGCTGCTAACGGCTGGTACAAGCATCGAAGGAAGCCTAACAACCCTTGATGGTCCGAAGAAAAGGGGTAAGGAGGAAAGAAAAGAGGCTCAGGATCTTTTCAACACTAGAAGGTGCTGGAGTCTCAGGATCTTGAACACAATAGGCAGTTGGCTCTCTTCAATGTTACTCCATACACTCTTGCCTTGTGAGCCCTTATTTGTAGTATCTTTTAGTGACCTATTTTCAACAGCGCTCCCGCGATAGCTAACTGTCATTCGTAAGTCGCAACTGAGAAAAAGGAAGAGGTTTTGAATGTAATTCTACAAATGTTATACTTTTCCAGTACAAACACGTGCCACATAACTGAAGGAACACCAAATTTGCTCTCCACATGAGAAAACAGATGGCAGTATCTGGGACATGAAACCCGGGAGATATGACAGGCGTATGAGAAGTGGATTCTTTAATCTAgagtagaataaagtacactctgTTCGTATCACTATTCTTGGAGTTGCATCCCCACACTAAATAATCCTACTGCTGACATAGCACCTTCATTAAATCTTTAGAAAGTGAATAGTTGGATACAAAGCAGATAAAATATTTGCTATTGACATCGTTGAAAGAGCCTGGCTTTAACACCATGAGAACTCAAATTCAAGGAATCGAAGTTCAGAATACTGAATGAATCTCCAAAAGCAAGTAAAACACACACCAGAAGAACAGGGTATATAGCAGCTCCATTTGACAGCTACTATTACTCTCACTATAAAAAAATGCACGCGACAGAGTGGATCAAAAGCTCAGTGAATCTCAAAACCGTTGTCTCCATGTTTAACAGTATGGCGCCACTGATTGGCAGTATTTTCATTTACAGCTCTCGTGCGGGTCATGTACTGTTAGTCTGTTATACTCGACAAATAAGTCAGGCAGGGCCAACAAAGTTTACCTTGCCCCATTCATCTTCCTCAAGGAATCAGCTCGACGCTTAGCCTCTCTCTCTGCAGTCTGGACATAAAATTCAGCTCCGAGCATTTTGTTTGTCTCTACAGTTGATGATAGACTTGCTTCAGAGGTTTGAATTATCAGTTCAACGGTCAGAGTGAATCCAAGGGCTGAAAGCACTCGAACAGCATTGGCAAGCCGGCAAATATGTCTTCTAGTTTCTATTGGGGTAAAGTTATCTGCTTCCATGGCCAACTTCTGTTGATCTTCCTTCACATCTGTATTTTCAGCCACCACGACATGCTCACCAACCCAGATGAAACCATTGCAGCCAAGAATCAAGTCCACGTTATATTGCTTAAGATGATGGAAATGCTGATTCCACTTTTTTACCAAATATGCAGGTACCGTGAGCAATTGACCCCTCTGAAGCTGCATTAAAAATCTCAAAACAAATCAATAACAAGTCATTCGTTAATTCTGTCCCGGGAAACAAATCCAGGTCTGAGTAGCTGAAGTTGTAACTCTAATAGTCAAATTCAAATCATTGACCTATCTACTTCATCATCAACAGTTCAACACTACAAACAAAATGAGATGTCCGAACTTAACAACATGACTATGAATTAGATCATCAATATGTTTTGCAGTACTGCACGGTAATTAACATCAACCAACTTTTGCATGCACATGAGCTCTGCCTATATTTATTAAGGAAGAGGTTTGAAATATTTGCAAGAGGCGGCATTGTAAAGGAAGCACCTTCAGAATAATGCATAGCTGCCGTGGGGGGGAATCTGAATCGACAGATTCGTCACATCGAAAGGTAGCATTACCTGAAGTGCTACCACACTGCACAATAACAATGACAAACACAGAGTTGTACCTTTCCATATTTTTGACTACTTGCATGTAGCTCAAGAGAACCATCAGGTAGGTATCCACGAACTTCAGCCTGATAATTGATTTCATGGAATGTAGCAGCATCAGATTTTAATCAGTACTCATCCCTTAAAAAGCAATAAAGGATACCAAACTATAGAAAATGGTAAGGCATCACAAGCAATGTATCCAATATCATGGACTTCCCTAGGGAAGAACAGTCGAACAGAATGTACAAAAAAAGTGTGAAGCTTGGATACATGAAATAATTGAGGGCCATGAAACACATAATGTCTAATCAG includes:
- the LOC124685870 gene encoding exosome complex component RRP4 homolog produces the protein MSTRDLHLRLSQTQRVRLEAALHELQTLAPAAAAAVNVADNIPVNHEDSILKGHGTSDRDGEVVATVCGVVERVQSLVRVRTLRARYKPEIGDIIVGRVIEIAPKRWRLEINFSQGAVLMLSSVNLPDGVQRRRTAVDELNMRSIFAENDVVCAEVRGYLPDGSLELHASSQKYGKLQRGQLLTVPAYLVKKWNQHFHHLKQYNVDLILGCNGFIWVGEHVVVAENTDVKEDQQKLAMEADNFTPIETRRHICRLANAVRVLSALGFTLTVELIIQTSEASLSSTVETNKMLGAEFYVQTAEREAKRRADSLRKMNGAR